Proteins co-encoded in one Candidatus Nanopelagicales bacterium genomic window:
- a CDS encoding N(5)-(carboxyethyl)ornithine synthase, translating into MAELSLGVFGRSGKENERRLPLHPRHFDRIDPDLRSRIWLEHDYGSHFGVRDEELAELVAGFRTHSELIAHSDVLLLPKPTLSDVLEMRDDQILWGWPHCVQDPELTQVAIDRRLTLIAWEAMNHWSEHGRFVIHVFHMNNELAGYASVLHAMSLRGFTGAYGRRRRAVLIGFGNTARGAANALESLGVVDVVALTMRDVHLVAAPIPNVTLGGLERRTDDPSRTMTLKGSGPVPTEEFLAEFDLIVNCVLQDTDEPLMFLTDEDLPRLRPGTVIVDVSCDAAMGFSFARPTTFDDPMIVVGDDVHYYGVDHSPSYLWESATWENSEALIPHLRPVLTGAWDHSPTIRKAIEIRDGVIVNPKILSFQHRAPVYPHPIQQ; encoded by the coding sequence GTGGCCGAACTGTCCCTGGGAGTGTTCGGCCGTTCAGGCAAGGAGAACGAGCGGCGGCTGCCACTGCATCCGCGCCACTTCGACCGAATCGATCCCGACCTGCGATCCCGGATCTGGTTGGAACACGACTACGGCTCCCACTTCGGGGTGCGTGACGAGGAGCTGGCTGAGCTGGTCGCCGGTTTTCGGACTCATTCCGAGCTCATCGCCCACAGCGATGTCCTGCTGCTGCCGAAGCCGACGCTGTCCGATGTGCTCGAGATGCGGGACGACCAGATCCTGTGGGGATGGCCCCATTGCGTGCAGGATCCCGAACTCACGCAGGTCGCGATCGACCGAAGACTCACTCTGATCGCCTGGGAGGCGATGAACCACTGGAGTGAACACGGCCGTTTCGTGATCCATGTGTTCCACATGAACAACGAGTTGGCGGGCTACGCATCCGTGCTGCACGCCATGTCGCTCCGCGGGTTCACAGGCGCCTACGGACGGCGGCGGCGCGCGGTACTGATCGGGTTCGGCAACACCGCTCGCGGGGCCGCCAACGCACTCGAGAGCCTGGGCGTGGTCGACGTCGTCGCACTGACAATGCGCGACGTGCATCTGGTGGCCGCGCCGATCCCCAACGTGACTCTCGGCGGCCTCGAAAGGCGTACCGACGATCCCTCCCGGACCATGACACTGAAGGGCTCTGGCCCGGTGCCGACCGAGGAATTCCTTGCCGAATTCGACCTCATCGTGAACTGTGTCCTGCAAGACACCGACGAGCCCCTCATGTTCCTCACCGACGAGGACCTGCCCCGACTCCGGCCGGGCACGGTGATTGTCGATGTGTCCTGCGACGCCGCGATGGGGTTCTCCTTCGCGCGGCCCACGACCTTCGACGATCCGATGATCGTGGTGGGTGACGATGTGCACTACTACGGCGTCGACCACAGTCCGTCGTACCTGTGGGAGTCCGCCACGTGGGAGAACAGCGAGGCACTGATCCCTCATCTGCGGCCCGTTCTCACCGGCGCGTGGGACCACAGCCCCACGATCCGCAAGGCGATCGAGATCCGTGACGGAGTCATCGTGAACCCCAAGATCCTGTCGTTTCAACACCGCGCGCCCGTGTATCCGCATCCCATCCAGCAGTGA